The Streptomyces sp. DG1A-41 genomic sequence CGCCATCGACTGGCTGTCCCGCCCGTACGGTGCCGGTGCCCTCAGCGGCAAGCCGGTCGCCGTGGTCGGCACCGCGTTCGGCCAGTACGGCGGTGTCTGGGCGCACGACGAGACCCGCAAGTCCGTGGGCGTGGCCGGCGGCAAGGTGCTGGAGGACGTCAAGCTGTCCATCCCGGGCTCGATGACCCGCTTCGCCGAGACGCACCCGGCCGACGACGCCGAGGTCGCCGCGCAGCTGACCGAGGTCATCGCCCGTCTGCACAGCAACGCCACGGAGTCGGCCGCTGCCTGACCCGATCTCGCGCGGTGCCAGTGAGGGGCCGAGGCCGTTGCCGGCCGCGGCCCCTCCGGCGTGTCGTCGGCGAAGTCGCCGCTCAGACCGGTTGCGGCAGCGGCCCGGCCGCCCGCTCGCGCGGGTGGATCGGGGTGTCCGATCCGGTGAGCGGCCGGCCCGTGCCGCCGTGCCGCGTCGCGACGATCTCCGCCGCGATGGACAGGGCGGTCTCCTCGGGCGTACGGGCGCCCAGGTCGAGGCCGATGGGGGACCTGAGCCGGGCCAGCTCGCGCTCGCTCACGCCCGCCTCCCGGAGCCGCCGGTTGCGGTCCTCGTGGGTGCGGCGGGAGCCCATGGCGCCGACGTAGGCGACGGGCAGCCGCAGGGCTTCGGTCAGCAGGGGGATGTCGAACTTGGCGTCGTGGGTGAGCACGCACAGCACGGTCCGCGCATCGGTGTCCGTCCGCCGCAGGTAGAGGTGGGGCCAGTCCACGACGATCTCGTCGGCCTCGGGAAAGCGGACCCGGGTCGCGAAGACGGGACGGGCGTCGCAGACGGTGACGTGGTAGCCGAGGAACTTGCCCGCCCGTACGAGGGCGGCGGCGAAATCGATCGCCCCGAAGACGATCATGCGGGGCGCGGGGACGGCCGACTCGACGAGCAGGGTGAGACCGCCCGGGCAGTGCGAGCCGTCCTCGGAGACCTCGACCGTGCCGGTGCGGCCGGTGTCCAGCAGGGCGTGGGCCTGGGCGATCGCCGTGCGGTCCAGGTCCGGGTGGCCGCCGAGGCTGCCCTCGTGCGTGCCGTCGGGACGTACGAGCACCGCCCGGCCGAGAAGCCCGGCCGGGCCGTGGACCACTCGGGCGAGAGCCACCGGCTCGCCGTGGACGGCGGCTGACAGAGCCGCCACCGGGGCCGCGCCGTCGGCGCCGTACGGGGTGACCATGATGTCGATCGTCCCGCCGCATGTCAGTCCGACCGCG encodes the following:
- a CDS encoding NAD(P)H-dependent oxidoreductase, with product MSVRILALVGSLRAGSHNRQLAEAAVKLAPEGAEVELFEGLAETPFYNEDIDVEGSVPAAAAKLREAANAADGLILFTPEYNGTIPAVLKNAIDWLSRPYGAGALSGKPVAVVGTAFGQYGGVWAHDETRKSVGVAGGKVLEDVKLSIPGSMTRFAETHPADDAEVAAQLTEVIARLHSNATESAAA
- a CDS encoding XdhC/CoxI family protein yields the protein MLDLAGHLHEWIEEGRDFAVATVVAVGGSAPRPPGAALAVSADGTAVGSVSGGCVEGAVYDLCLQALQDGETRVERFGYSDEDAFAVGLTCGGTIDIMVTPYGADGAAPVAALSAAVHGEPVALARVVHGPAGLLGRAVLVRPDGTHEGSLGGHPDLDRTAIAQAHALLDTGRTGTVEVSEDGSHCPGGLTLLVESAVPAPRMIVFGAIDFAAALVRAGKFLGYHVTVCDARPVFATRVRFPEADEIVVDWPHLYLRRTDTDARTVLCVLTHDAKFDIPLLTEALRLPVAYVGAMGSRRTHEDRNRRLREAGVSERELARLRSPIGLDLGARTPEETALSIAAEIVATRHGGTGRPLTGSDTPIHPRERAAGPLPQPV